GGGCTCCCGTCGCTCGGTCAGGGCCGCGGCGGCGGCCTGCGCCTCTTGGCGCAGGAAGCGAAAGATCTTTTCGGCCAGGACCACGGCGTCCTCGCTATCGTAGGGGATGCCCAGCTTCAGCAGAAGCTCGGCAAAGCCCATCACGCCCAGGCCCAGGCGCCGCGGCGTCTCGCGAGGGCTCTCATAGCCGGCGGCGGCGACCTCGAAGAGATTGTCGAGGAAGTGCACCGCGGTGCGCGTCATCCGGCGCAGCTTGGCCCAGTCGACGTCGTCGCCGGCCCCGACGATGGATAAATTAAGCGAGCCGAGACTGCCCCCCTCGTATCGGCTTAGCGCGGGAGTGCCGCCGGGATGGCCGGTCTCCAAATGGCTGAGGCGGGAGTTAGCGCGGGCGCCTGAGGCCTTATCGAAGCAGACCAGGCTCGGCTCGCTTTTCTTCCAGGTCACTAGCAAAACGTTTTCGAGGGCGGAGAGATCGGCTTCCTCCTCCGGGACCCGCCACTCGAAGCGAAACTTGGGATAGTATTTTCCCGAGAGGGCCAGCTCGGCCAAGGCCGCCGCGTCGGGATGGTCCGCGGCCAGGCGCAGGGCCACCGAGGCGGGCAGGGCCTGATCGTCGGGGAGCGCCATCAGGCAGCACTCGACGCCCGAGAAGAAGCGCTCGAGGCTCGCGGTCGCGCTGGATGCGTAGGCCTTCGGCGCCTCGAGGGCGAAGACTACCTCGCCGCCCCTTCGCCACAACGCCGCGGCCTCGTCCAAGAGGGCGGGCAGCGCCTCGGCGTCCATCCGCCAGCGCAGGGCCGTCGGTCCCCAGCGGCGGGGCGGGGAGTCGGGGCCCTCGAGGAATTGGAAGAGGACGGGGAGCTGCGGGTAAAATTCTTGGTTGGCCATCGCGTTGAAGAACTCGACGGCCAGGATCTCCGGCTCGCAGGCCCCCGGCCCTTGGGCCTCGGCACCGGCGGCGAGCGTCGCGATCTCGTCGTAGAAGGCCTCGAGGCGCGCGGCGAGCTGCGGGTCGTCGAGGCCGAAGACCTCGCGCATCCGGCGCAGGGCGCGGGGCGAGACCTTGACGCCGGCCTTCGGCGGCAGGGGGCGCCCCGAGGGCGCCGCGCCGCGGGGCTGCAAAAATTTTTCGAGGGTGGGGAGTTGGGCGGCGGCGAGCTTGGCGGCCGGCGTTTCGGCGGAAGACTTCGCCTCGGGGGCGGGCTCCGGCGGGATCTCGGCGTCGGGATAGAGGGTGACGGTCGGCTCTTCCTCGGGCCGCGTTGCGACCTTGGAGCGGCGCCGGCGGATCTCGATCAGGCCGAGCTCCTCCAGTTTGAATTGCACGATCTCGCTGATGAGCTCGGGGCTTAAATGGGGGTTGGCGCGGCGCTTGAGTTCGGCCTCGACCTCTTCGCCGATCTGTTGGGCCAGCTCGGGGCGCAGCCGCTCGTTGCCCAGCGAGAGCAGCTCGCTGACCAAGCGTTGCCGGTCGAAGAGGGGGGCTTGGCTTTGGGGGGCGGGGCGAACCGTGGATAACTTCCTCCCCGAAAGGTCCTTTTTTACAGCCGAACTCGTTCGCATCCCTCGTTCCTCCATCGAGCTATCCACAGGTCCATTCACAAGTTATACACAGTATATTGGGGCTGTGACTCCTAAACACCACAAGATCTTGTGGTCTGTCAAACATTCGCGTCGGGGACCGGCGGGGGCAAAATTGAAAAGACTCGACATTTTGCGGGCTTGACCGGGAGAAAAAAATTGCGGCGCTTAAGGCGCGGGCACGGGCTCGCGGCGGGTCGATTTTTAAGCCTTTGAAACTCCACAAAAAAATCCGAGGTGAATTTTTTAGGAGGGTCGCGGAGGCGCGAAAAAAAATCGGAGCCGAGGCCTTGTTTTCCGCCTTGCCGTCGCCACAGTGTAAAAAAAGAAAAAAACTCCCTGGGGTTTTTGCACTGAGAAGGGCGAGGCACGCGATCGCGGGGTTTTTGAGAGAGGTCTCGCGAGGGAAGGGAGCGCCTTTCCTCGTGAGATTGCGAGCGCCGTCGCGAAAGAAAAATCATCACACGGCGCGTCAAGCGTCTTGACATTTTCGCTTGAAAGATCAAAGGCTTTGCTACGGGATTTTTCTTGCGATTTTTTTTTTGAATCGAGATAGAATCTTTTGGCGCCTTGGGCGTTAAGCGGAAAAGGCCCCGGACCTGGGCCTTTCCAAATCACAATCGAATTTTTTCTGCGCCGACGCGACGGATGTCGCGCGAAGGGCGCGGGTATTGTTCCGGAAGAAAGGCGCGCGATGCGACGAATACTCCTCCCGATCCTAGCTGCGGTCCTGCTGGTCAGCGCCTGCGGTTCCTCGCCCAAACAAGCCAAGCCCCATCACGCCAAGAGCAAAAAATACTCCGATCTCGCCGTCGACTCCGACGGCCGCCGCGGCGGATTTTCCAATGCTCGGGGCCGCTCCACTAGCGAAGACGAGGCCTTGAGCCTCGAGGACATCATCTACGACTCCTTGGGCCAGAAGCACGCCCCCGGCGTCCGCTACTCCCGCTCCTACGCGGTCGAGGAGGGCAAGTTCGACATCCCGATGACCTATAACGATCGGGTCCAGAAGTGGATCGACTACTTCACCGGCCGCGGGCGCGGCCACTACGAGCGCTACCTCTCGCGCTCGGGCCGCTTCATCCCCTACATGCACGCGGTGCTCAAGAAGTACGGGATGCCCAAGGACATCGTTTATCTGAGCATGATCGAGAGCGGGTTCAACACCCGCGCCAACTCCTGGGCCTCGGCAGTGGGTCCCTGGCAGTTCATCAAGTCGACCGGGGCGCTCTACGGCCTCAACGTCGACTACTATGTCGACGAGCGGCGCGACGTCGAAAAGTCCACGCACGCCGCCGCGCAGCACCTGAAAGATCTCTACGACGAGTTCGGCGATTGGTATCTGGCCTTCGGCGCTTACAACGCGGGCGCGGGCAAGATTCGCAACGCGATCTCGCGGCACGGCCGAAATTTCTGGGACATGGCCGACGGCAACTACCTGCGGCAAGAGACCAAGGATTACGTGCCGAAGATCCTCGCGGCCGCCATCATCGGGCACAATCCGGCGAAGTACGGCTTCCGCGACGTCAACTACCAGGCCCCCATCGACTACGAAAAAGTAAAGATGAGCTCGCCCACCGACCTCGAGGTCGCGGCCGAATGTGCGGGGGTCGACCCCGACCTGATCCGCCTGCTCAACTCCGAGCTTTTGCAAGACATGACGCCGCCGCACATCCCGGGCTATACGCTCAAGATCCCGCGCGGCACGCGCGACCGGTTCATGCGCAAGTACGCGGCCTTGAGCCCTTCCCAGCGCATGCGCAGCATCGAGTACGTCGTGCAGCGCGGCGACTCGCTGGGCGAGATCGCCGACAAGTTCGGCGTCTCTGAGGCCCAGATCGCCAAGGCCAACCCGGGCGACGTCGAGGTCCGCAACGAGAAGCGCACCGAGAAGGTCAAGGTCTACGGCAAGCGTGGCAAGGCCAAGTGGCAGAAGCGTACCTTTACTGTCGCGCGCTACGAAGTCGATCCCGGCAGCCGCCTGACCATCCCGCGGGGCCGCGGCGGTCGCGGCGATTCGATGAGTGACGACGCGGCCGCGCACGCCGCCAAGGGACGCTTCGGCATCAACGTCGCTAAGCTCGGCAGTCCGGGCGACGAGAAGGCGAAAAACAAGAAGGACAAGAAGAAGGACAAGGCCAAGCCGGAGCAGGAGGAATTGCGGGTCGCCCAGCGCGAGCCCTTGCCGGCCGCGCCGGTCGAGGCGGCCAAGCCCCCCGTGCGTCACGACGACCTCGCGATCGAGGGCGATCCCTATGCCGGCCGCGAGGCGCGGCGGGCCAGCGCGGAACCGGCGGCTGCGGAGACACCCGAGGCGCCGGCCCTTCCGAAGAAAGATTCCCCCGGCGAGTTGGTCGCGGGCGGGCCTTCCGACGCGGTCGAAGGTGCCTCCGACAAGGCCAACGCAAATCGCGAGACGCCCTTGGCCTTCAACGACCGTCCCGCCGGCGCGGCGCCCGCCCCGGCGAGCGCCGAGGCGCCCAGCGACGCGCAGCTGCGCGAGGCGGTGGAAGGCGTCCGCAAGACCGACGATTTGGCCCTAAGCCCGGGCGAGGCCGCGGAGGCCTCCGCGCCGGCGGCCGAAGCCGCCGCGCCGGCCGCGGCCCAGCCGGTCAAGGCCGCTTCCTATCACACGGTCAAGCGCGGCGAGACCCTCGCGGGCATCGCGACGAAATACGGCGTCTCGGTGGCGGATCTCAAGGAGTGGAATCCCAAGCGCCTCAAGGGCGGGCTGAAGTCCGGGACCAAACTGGTGGTTTACGGCGAAAAGGCCCCGGCCGTGGCCGCCCCCAAGGGTCGCACCGGCGCGGCGGCGAAATCTTCGCCGCTCTACACCGTGAAGCGCGGCGACACCCTCTCGGAGGTCGCGGCCCAGCACGGCGTCTCGGTGGCCGACCTCCAGCGCTGGAACGGCAAGAAGGTTGCCAACGGCTTGTTGACTGGGACCAAGATCGTCGTCAGCGATCCGGGCACGAAGGCCCCGGCCTCGACACGGGTGGCGAGCGCCGCCCCGGCCAAGGCGAAGGTCGTCAAGTATAAGGTCAAGCGCGGCGACAATCTCACCACCATCGCGCGCAAGCACGACACCACCACGCAGGAGATCCTCAAGCTGAACGGGCTGAAGAGCCCGAAGGTGTTGCCCGGGGCGATCCTCGTGGTGCGGCGGGGGAAATAAAGGAAAGGTTCGCCCCTACTTGTGCCGCTCCTTCGCCTTCTTCAGCACGTTGTAGAAATGCCCCTGCGACACGTCGAGCCACTTGATGGCCGTGTAGGCCTTCTCCCCGGAGGCGACGTAGGCCGCCCAGAAGATATCCTCTAAATAATCGCGCAGCGATTTGCCTTCCGTCAGGACGAAGCCGTCCTGGTAGAGCGCGTTGCCCTTTTCGTTCAGGTTGAAATCCTTGATCCGCTTGTAGAAGGTCGCCATCGAGACTTCGAGGGATTGCGCCGCGCCGATCGGCTTGAAGTCGGCCGCCGCGTAGGCCTTGGCGAAGATCACTTTTTCGTAGTCCTCCCAGGTGCGCCGCGTGTCGTAGCGGTTGTGGGCGTCGATCTTTACCGTCGGCCCTTCCTCGGCGCGCGCGCTGGCGCCGGAAGCGGTCGACGAGGGCGCCTCGGGCCGCGGCGCCGCCGCGCTGCGCTTGCCGAAGTTCTCCGGCAGGGCCTTGGGCGTCAGCTCGCCGCCCTCGGCCAGGGCGCAGGCGACGCGGATCGTGTTCTCCAGCTCGCGGATGTTGCCGGGCCAGTCGTATTCCAAGAGGCGCTTCATCAAACTCCCGCTCACCTTGGGCGCCTTCTTCAGGCCGTGCTCCTTCGCGTAGCTCTCCGCGAAGCGCTCGACCAGCGGCGGGATGTCCTCGCGGCGCTCGCGCAGCGGCGGCAGGGGGATGCGGATCTGGCAGATGCGGTAGAAGAGGTCCTCGCGGAACAGGCCCTTCGCGATCAGGTCCTCGAGGTTCTTGTGGCTGGCGCTGACCACGCGCACGTCGAACTTCACCGGCTTGGAGTCGCCGACCGGGATCACCTCGCCCTCCTGCAGGGCGCGCAGCAGCTTGACCTGCAGCCCCATGTCGAGCTCGGCGACCTCGTCCATGAAGAGGGTCCCGCCGTCGGCCTCGACGAACAGGCCCTTCTTGTCCTTGTTCGCGCCGGTGAAGGCGCCCGCCTTGTAGCCGAAGAGCTCGCTCTCGATCAGGTTGGGCGGGATGCCGCCGCAGTTGATCGCGACGAAGCGCGCCTGGGCGCGCGGCTTGTTGTTGTAGTGCAGCGCCTTCGCAATCAGCTCCTTGCCGGTGCCGGTCTCGCCGTTGATGAACACCGAGATGTTGGTCTCGGTGATCTTGTCGAGCAGCTTGAAGACCTCGTACATCGGCTTGCTGCGGGCGACGATGTTCTCGTAGGCGTACTTGGTGGGCAGCTTGCCCGCGCCCTCGCCGAGCAATTCGTGGTAATGCCCGGCCTCTTCCTCCGCCTTCTCGAGGCGGGCCTTCAGCTCGGCCTGGGCCCTTTCGTATTGTTCGAACAATTTTGCGTTCTCGATCGCGATCCCCGCCTGGTCGCAGAAGGCCTGGAGCAGGGGATAGCGGTCCTTGCGGAAGGCGCCCGGCCGGTAGCGGTGGTCGAGGTAGAGGACGCCGACCGTCTTGTTGCGCGAGTGGATCGGCAGGCAGAGGATGGAGCGCAGCTTGAGGATCATCACGCTCTGGTACTCGTTGAAGCGCCCGTCCTGGCTGGCGTCGTCGGACTCGACCATCTCGCCCGTCTGCAGGGCCTGCTCGGCCACCTTCGAGGAGATCTCGGTCAGGTTGGGGTTGACCGCGGTGTTGATCGAGGCCCGCACCTCGAGGGCCTCGCGCTCGTCGAGCAGCAGGATCAGGCCGCGCTCGGCGCCGGAGAGCTCGAGGGCGTACTGCAGGACGCTCTTCAGGACGAAATCCAGGTTGGTCTCGGCGTTGATGAAGCGGGTGAGCTGCAGCAGTTTGGCGTACTCGCTCTCGGCGACGGGGCTGAAGTAGACCGAGCCCTGCGCGACGCGCGGACCGGCCTCGATCGCGGCCTGCGTGACCGCCGGCTCGCGGGCCGCGGCGCCGCTCTCGAGGAGGTTGGCGAGCTTGGTCAGCTCGATCTGCTGCTCGGCGTCGGGCTTTTCCTTCCGCAGGGCGGCGAGGATCTCGCGGGCCTTGTCGGCCTGCCCCTGGTCGGCGTGCAGCTTCGCCTGCGTCAGGCGGATCGGGAAGCGGCGCGCGGCGAGCGATTCGTGGGCCTCGGCCAGCTCCCAGGCCTCGCGCAGCGCGGTCGCCGCGGCCTCGTAGTCGCGCAGGCGGCGGTAGACGTCGCCCAGCTCGAGCTTGGCCGAGCAGAGGAAGTACTGCTCGTAGGCGCCCTTCGAGCCCATCGAGCCGATCAGATCCACGACCACCTTGAGGTGGCTGACGGCCTCCTGCGGCCGGTCGAGGTTGTTGAGGATGCCGCCGATATTGGTCTCGATCCCGGCCAGGCTTTGGAAGTCTTGGATGCGCTGGGCGATGGCCAAGGCCCGCTCGTAGTACTTCAAGCTCTCGGCGTACTCGTGGCGCAGGTGGTGGAGGTTGCCTAAGCCGTTGTAGGCGCGGAGCAGGAGTTCGAAGTTCTTCTGCCCCTTGGCCAGCTCGATGCAGCTGCGGAAGCTCTCGATGCTCTTGGCAAAATCCTTGAGCGCCAGGCGGATCTCGCCCAACTGGTAGTGGCAGCGGGCCTGAAGGACCTCGTTCTTGTTGCGCCCGTGAAATTCCAGCTCTTCCGTGAACCAGCGCCCCGCCTCCGCGTGCTTGCCCTGCGCCATCAGGACGGCGCCCAAGTCGTTGTTGACGACGCCGCGCTGCTGCTCGGCGCTCAGCTCCTTTTTTTGTCGGGCGTAACTCTCGGCGAAGATCGCCTCCGCCTCCTTCAGGTCGCCCTCCAAAAATCGGATGCGCCCCAGGTAGTTTTCGTTGACCAGCCGCCGCACCAGGTCGCCGCCCGGAAATTCGTCCATCAGGGTCAGGGCCGCGTGGAAGGAGGCCTTGGCCTTCTCGAGGGCGTGGGAGCGCAGGTAGGCCGCGCCGAGGTGCTCGTAGGCGGAGACCTTGAGCTTCACGTTGTCCCCGCTGCTGGGCAATTTCTTGATTTCGTCGCGCAGCTTGTCGAAGTGGGCGAGGGCCTCGGGGACGCGGTTGAGCGAGATCAGCTCCTCGCCGATCTTGAGGCGGATCTTGGTCGCCGCCTCGAGGTCGTCCCCCGCCAGCGGCTCGGCCAGGCGCAGGTTGTCGAGCGAATCTTGGGAAAGCCCCTTGCGGCTCAGCCGCCGCGCCAGTTCGAAGAGGGCCTCGCGGGCCTTGGCGCCCTCCCCGGAGCGGCCGAGATGGTAGAGGGCCTCGTCGGATTCCTTGTCGCGCTTGGCGAAGGCCTTCGCCCAGGCGGCGTGGCGCCGGCGCGCCTCGGCCTCCGGCGTCTGCCGCTCCAGCCAGGTCTTCAAGTAGGGATTGGCGATGCGGTAGCGCTGCGCGGACTCGTCGCGCTGCAGGTAGCCTTGGTTCAGCAGCTCCAAGACCCAGTAAAAGAGATCCTCCTCGCCCGAGACCTCGCTCAAGAGCTCGGCGGAGACGGGCTCGGGGTGCAGGGCCATCCAGGTCAGGACCTCGCGGGCCGGCTGGTCCAGCTTGGAGAAATCCTGGGCCAGGGCGGCCTCGAGGGTCTCGGAGGCGCGCGCGGTCGAGAAGTCGATGCCCAAGTCCTCGAGGGTCTCGGCGCTCCAGCGGCCGTTCTCGTCGAAGAGGGCGCCGCGGCGGATCAGCTCTTCCAGCAGCTCGGTCAGGAAGCGCGGCGAGCCCTGGCTGCGGCGCAGCAGCTCGTCGACCAAGGCCTCGGGCGGCTGGGGCAGGGCGGTCAGGGCCGCGAGGTAGTCGCGGACCTCGGCCTTGCCGAAGGGTTTCAGCGGAAGCACGGTCGCGCCCGGCAGCTCGCCGAGCTCCTCGCGCGTCGCCGCGACCGCCAGGACGGGGCGCTTCAGGCTGAGCAGGCTTAAGGCCAGCTTGCGCAGCTCGGCGGCGCTCAAGTCGTCGTAGATCAGGCAGCTCGACTCGTGGATCTCGGGCAGCTCGGCGCCCGTCAAGTTCTGCGTGCGGACACCGGCGAGCTGCGATTGAAACCGGATCTCCTTGAGCAGCCGCGTCTTGCCCAGGCCCTCCGCGCCGCTCACCGCGACCAAGCGGGCTTGGGCGCCGTCTCCGCCCTGGCGGAAGACTTGGTCGAACTCTGCCTGGAATTTTTTCATCTCCCCGGCTCGGCCGATCAGCTGCGTCTCGTTGGGCAGGTAGCTGAGCGAGGTCGCCTCGGTCTCGAGCGAGATCTTCTTCCCGGAGAGCCGGGCGAGCAGGCGCAGGGCGTTGCCCGCGGTGGCGGGGCGC
The window above is part of the Deltaproteobacteria bacterium PRO3 genome. Proteins encoded here:
- a CDS encoding tetratricopeptide repeat protein; translated protein: MQTIDKDYQVLKTLGQGLAGEVYLVQKGKQKLALKLLKQAIANLNPQEAAAHFKAEFSLLKQLSHPHIAKIVDFGTDEATGRHYYTSEFVSGGNLYDATRGLPPERLEEFFIQALRALEYLHTHRIPHFDLKPENLLLHEGEQVKIIDCGMAGFRPRGQLAGTPAYMAPEIVLGNSPDTRADLYSLGVTFYECATGKNPFAAKALSEMLRRQESLTPPPAHEANPQISPAFSETLAQLMKKNPAERPATAGNALRLLARLSGKKISLETEATSLSYLPNETQLIGRAGEMKKFQAEFDQVFRQGGDGAQARLVAVSGAEGLGKTRLLKEIRFQSQLAGVRTQNLTGAELPEIHESSCLIYDDLSAAELRKLALSLLSLKRPVLAVAATREELGELPGATVLPLKPFGKAEVRDYLAALTALPQPPEALVDELLRRSQGSPRFLTELLEELIRRGALFDENGRWSAETLEDLGIDFSTARASETLEAALAQDFSKLDQPAREVLTWMALHPEPVSAELLSEVSGEEDLFYWVLELLNQGYLQRDESAQRYRIANPYLKTWLERQTPEAEARRRHAAWAKAFAKRDKESDEALYHLGRSGEGAKAREALFELARRLSRKGLSQDSLDNLRLAEPLAGDDLEAATKIRLKIGEELISLNRVPEALAHFDKLRDEIKKLPSSGDNVKLKVSAYEHLGAAYLRSHALEKAKASFHAALTLMDEFPGGDLVRRLVNENYLGRIRFLEGDLKEAEAIFAESYARQKKELSAEQQRGVVNNDLGAVLMAQGKHAEAGRWFTEELEFHGRNKNEVLQARCHYQLGEIRLALKDFAKSIESFRSCIELAKGQKNFELLLRAYNGLGNLHHLRHEYAESLKYYERALAIAQRIQDFQSLAGIETNIGGILNNLDRPQEAVSHLKVVVDLIGSMGSKGAYEQYFLCSAKLELGDVYRRLRDYEAAATALREAWELAEAHESLAARRFPIRLTQAKLHADQGQADKAREILAALRKEKPDAEQQIELTKLANLLESGAAAREPAVTQAAIEAGPRVAQGSVYFSPVAESEYAKLLQLTRFINAETNLDFVLKSVLQYALELSGAERGLILLLDEREALEVRASINTAVNPNLTEISSKVAEQALQTGEMVESDDASQDGRFNEYQSVMILKLRSILCLPIHSRNKTVGVLYLDHRYRPGAFRKDRYPLLQAFCDQAGIAIENAKLFEQYERAQAELKARLEKAEEEAGHYHELLGEGAGKLPTKYAYENIVARSKPMYEVFKLLDKITETNISVFINGETGTGKELIAKALHYNNKPRAQARFVAINCGGIPPNLIESELFGYKAGAFTGANKDKKGLFVEADGGTLFMDEVAELDMGLQVKLLRALQEGEVIPVGDSKPVKFDVRVVSASHKNLEDLIAKGLFREDLFYRICQIRIPLPPLRERREDIPPLVERFAESYAKEHGLKKAPKVSGSLMKRLLEYDWPGNIRELENTIRVACALAEGGELTPKALPENFGKRSAAAPRPEAPSSTASGASARAEEGPTVKIDAHNRYDTRRTWEDYEKVIFAKAYAAADFKPIGAAQSLEVSMATFYKRIKDFNLNEKGNALYQDGFVLTEGKSLRDYLEDIFWAAYVASGEKAYTAIKWLDVSQGHFYNVLKKAKERHK
- a CDS encoding LysM peptidoglycan-binding domain-containing protein → MRRILLPILAAVLLVSACGSSPKQAKPHHAKSKKYSDLAVDSDGRRGGFSNARGRSTSEDEALSLEDIIYDSLGQKHAPGVRYSRSYAVEEGKFDIPMTYNDRVQKWIDYFTGRGRGHYERYLSRSGRFIPYMHAVLKKYGMPKDIVYLSMIESGFNTRANSWASAVGPWQFIKSTGALYGLNVDYYVDERRDVEKSTHAAAQHLKDLYDEFGDWYLAFGAYNAGAGKIRNAISRHGRNFWDMADGNYLRQETKDYVPKILAAAIIGHNPAKYGFRDVNYQAPIDYEKVKMSSPTDLEVAAECAGVDPDLIRLLNSELLQDMTPPHIPGYTLKIPRGTRDRFMRKYAALSPSQRMRSIEYVVQRGDSLGEIADKFGVSEAQIAKANPGDVEVRNEKRTEKVKVYGKRGKAKWQKRTFTVARYEVDPGSRLTIPRGRGGRGDSMSDDAAAHAAKGRFGINVAKLGSPGDEKAKNKKDKKKDKAKPEQEELRVAQREPLPAAPVEAAKPPVRHDDLAIEGDPYAGREARRASAEPAAAETPEAPALPKKDSPGELVAGGPSDAVEGASDKANANRETPLAFNDRPAGAAPAPASAEAPSDAQLREAVEGVRKTDDLALSPGEAAEASAPAAEAAAPAAAQPVKAASYHTVKRGETLAGIATKYGVSVADLKEWNPKRLKGGLKSGTKLVVYGEKAPAVAAPKGRTGAAAKSSPLYTVKRGDTLSEVAAQHGVSVADLQRWNGKKVANGLLTGTKIVVSDPGTKAPASTRVASAAPAKAKVVKYKVKRGDNLTTIARKHDTTTQEILKLNGLKSPKVLPGAILVVRRGK